From Loxodonta africana isolate mLoxAfr1 chromosome 2, mLoxAfr1.hap2, whole genome shotgun sequence, the proteins below share one genomic window:
- the HNRNPA0 gene encoding heterogeneous nuclear ribonucleoprotein A0: MENSQLCKLFIGGLNVQTSESGLRGHFEAFGTLTDCVVVVNPQTKRSRCFGFVTYSNVEEADAAMAASPHAVDGNTVELKRAVSREDSARPGAHAKVKKLFVGGLKGDVAEGDLIEHFSQFGTVEKAEIIADKQSGKKRGFGFVYFQNHDAADKAAVVKFHPIQGHRVEVKKAVPKEDIHSGGGGGGSRSSRGGRGGRGRGGGRDQNGLSKGGGGGGYNSYGGYGGGGGGGGYNAYGGGGGGSSYGGSDYGNGFGGFGSYSQHQSSYGPMKSGGGGGGGGSSWGGRSNSGPYRGGYGGGGGYGGSSF, encoded by the coding sequence ATGGAGAATTCTCAGTTGTGTAAGCTGTTTATCGGCGGCCTCAACGTGCAGACGAGTGAGTCGGGCCTACGCGGCCACTTTGAGGCCTTCGGCACTCTGACGGACTGCGTGGTGGTGGTGAACCCCCAGACCAAGCGCTCCCGTTGCTTCGGCTTCGTGACCTACTCCAATGTGGAGGAGGCCGATGCCGCCATGGCTGCCTCGCCCCACGCCGTGGACGGCAACACGGTGGAGCTGAAGCGGGCGGTGTCCCGGGAGGATTCGGCGCGGCCCGGCGCCCACGCCAAGGTTAAGAAGCTCTTTGTAGGGGGCCTTAAGGGAGACGTGGCCGAGGGCGACTTGATCGAGCATTTCTCGCAGTTTGGCACCGTGGAAAAGGCCGAGATTATTGCCGACAAGCAGTCTGGCAAGAAGCGTGGTTTCGGCTTCGTGTATTTCCAGAATCACGACGCGGCAGACAAGGCCGCGGTGGTTAAGTTCCATCCGATCCAGGGCCATCGCGTAGAGGTGAAGAAGGCCGTCCCCAAGGAGGATATCCACTCCGGTGGGGGCGGAGGCGGCTCCCGGTCCTCTCGGGGCGGCCGAGGCGGCCGAGGTCGCGGCGGCGGTCGAGACCAGAACGGCCTGTCcaagggcggcggcggcggcggctacAACAGCTACGGTGGCTacggcggcggcggtggcggcggcggctaCAATGCCTacggaggcggcggcggcggttcGTCCTACGGTGGAAGCGACTACGGTAACGGTTTCGGCGGCTTCGGCAGCTACAGCCAACATCAGTCCTCGTATGGGCCCATGaagagcggcggcggcggcgggggaggaGGCAGCAGCTGGGGCGGTCGCAGTAACAGTGGACCTTACAGAGGCGGCTATGGCGGTGGGGGTGGCTATGGAGGCAgttccttctaa